The window GTTAATTATCAAATGATGCGGGATGCTTATGATCACGTTCGTAAAAAAGGTGCAGTGACAGCAGCTTATAAAACGGTCGTTAATCCATTAACTGGTGAGGTTATTTCAGAAGATTTCGTTGGATATAAACGTAATCCCAGCACGCAGATCATCGATTCGACGACTGTGAAGCTTAAACAGCTTGGAAGCGAACTTGGATTAACCCCACAATCGCGTGATGAACTGTTGAAGCTCAAAGGGAACGCTAAAGACAGCAAGGACAAAGGCAAAGCAATGGCTGAATTTTTTGGTAAGAAGTCATGACAGAAAAAGTTGATATTTCCAAAACTAAAGACGTTTTTTCAGCTTATGAACAGCTTGATTTTAGCGACATTCGCGCTCGTTATCGTGATCCAGCCACGGTTTATTGCTTTGACGTTTTAGACCGGAAGATTTTAACTGGCTACGACATTCAGCTCGCCTGTTTTCGTCACTTACGTGATTTACAAATTCAGAATACAGATGAGCTACCGTTCTATTACGACGTCGAGGAAGTGGCCCATTTCTTAAAGTTTGCTTCTATTTGTCCGGAAGCCGAAAGCAAACGGCCAGTCGACTTAATGGATTGGCAAAAGTTCATTCTTAGCATGTTACAAGGATGGCGAAACGCCAGCAATCAGCAGAAACGGTTCTCGAATGCCATTGTTTCAGTGGCACGGCATAACGGTAAAACCTATTTAATGGCCATTGCCCTATGTTATGCGTTCCTAATTGAAAGCTACGGGAAAAACAACTTACAGTTCCTAGTTTCATCGATTGACGCTAAGCAAAGTGCCCAGCTGATGGGTTATGTAAAGGGAACTCTATCGGCGTTATTTACGTCTGATGAAATTCGAGGAATGTCCAATCCTTTCTATCAATACAACGAAGAGATTGGTATTGACATCAAAAGCCTTAGCAGTGGGTCAGACATGATTGTGGCCAAAGAAACCCGCAACCGAATTGTCCGGATTACTTTCAACTCGGGCTCTTATGATGGGTTCCATTTCACGACCGCGATTGGAGACGAATTCGGGGCACCCACAGCAGATGACCATCAGAAGCTAAATTCAATTACTTCCGGACAAGCCCTTAGTGTAGATAATCCTCAATTTATCAGGATAAGTACCGCATATGAAAATCCTAACGTGGAATTTCATCAAACAGAACGGGCTGTCCTAGAATCCGTGGAACGGGATTATAAACGGGACCCCGATTATTACCACTTCTTAGTTTTGAACTGGGCCCAGGATAGTAAAGAAGAAACTTATCAGGAAGAAACGTGGGCTAAATCTAACCCACTAATTAATCTACCAGGGAAAAGTGCTGACTTCATTGAAAGCATCAAGAACAAACGCAGTGAAGCTCTAGTTGGTGGTTCGTTACATCAGTTCGACAACAAGTCGATGAACCGATGGTTACAAACGAGCGATAATTCTTATTTAACCTTAGATGACATTGAAAGAGCCATCGTTGATAACTTTGACATCGTTGGCCGGGAAGTTTATGTAGGCTTTGATGGATCTATTGGTGGTGATAATTCTGCAATTTCATTTGTGTATCCATACATTGATCATGGAGAAAAGAAGTTCCACAT of the Fructilactobacillus cliffordii genome contains:
- a CDS encoding phage terminase small subunit P27 family; its protein translation is MPKNKLDLPDNPPDYLKGTARYMWRRIVPLIKKDPVVNNMDRTMVEAFCVNYQMMRDAYDHVRKKGAVTAAYKTVVNPLTGEVISEDFVGYKRNPSTQIIDSTTVKLKQLGSELGLTPQSRDELLKLKGNAKDSKDKGKAMAEFFGKKS
- a CDS encoding terminase TerL endonuclease subunit yields the protein MTEKVDISKTKDVFSAYEQLDFSDIRARYRDPATVYCFDVLDRKILTGYDIQLACFRHLRDLQIQNTDELPFYYDVEEVAHFLKFASICPEAESKRPVDLMDWQKFILSMLQGWRNASNQQKRFSNAIVSVARHNGKTYLMAIALCYAFLIESYGKNNLQFLVSSIDAKQSAQLMGYVKGTLSALFTSDEIRGMSNPFYQYNEEIGIDIKSLSSGSDMIVAKETRNRIVRITFNSGSYDGFHFTTAIGDEFGAPTADDHQKLNSITSGQALSVDNPQFIRISTAYENPNVEFHQTERAVLESVERDYKRDPDYYHFLVLNWAQDSKEETYQEETWAKSNPLINLPGKSADFIESIKNKRSEALVGGSLHQFDNKSMNRWLQTSDNSYLTLDDIERAIVDNFDIVGREVYVGFDGSIGGDNSAISFVYPYIDHGEKKFHIQQYSWIPWHDNGSIEAKEKSDGLAYRKLAQQGFCEIEPDPGLIDYESIFKWINAFIDANQLKVLFFGIDNAAKGSYIEQALVNSTDYPIMAISQVPSELSDPTQWLRREFINQRITIKDDPVFQKSLLNAIIRETRMGIRIDKGSRRMRIDPVDATIDACYQAKLHFTDFAYQDDINEQIKRMSADDVNSWYSDPNNGLV